In Populus alba chromosome 1, ASM523922v2, whole genome shotgun sequence, a single window of DNA contains:
- the LOC118046947 gene encoding serine/threonine-protein phosphatase BSL3, with the protein MDLDASMAATDHDPAVQSASSAPAEMDGEQIGEQSQQPAGSQDTSTAAVTGSSTTTTAPQQVAQAQQQSPVVGPRHAPTYSVVNANMDKKEDGPGPRCGHTLTNVAAVGEEGAPGYIGPRLILFGGATALEGNSASTGTPSSAGSAGIRLAGATADVHCYDVLTNKWTRITPFGEPPTPRAAHVATAVGTMVVIQGGIGPAGLSAEDLHVLDLTQQRPRWHRVVVQGPGPGPRYGHVMALVGQRYLMAIGGNDGKRPLSDVWALDTAAKPYEWRKLEPEGEGPPPCMYATASARSDGLLLLCGGRDANSVPLASAYGLAKHRDGRWEWAIAPGVSPSPRYQHAAVFVNARLHVSGGALGGGRMVEDSSSVAVLDTAAGVWCDTKSVVTSPRTGRYSADAAGGDAAVELTRRCRHAAAAVGDLIFIYGGLRGGVLLDDLLVAEDLAAAETTSAASHAAAAAAASNVQAGRALGRYGFVDERTRQTMPEAAPDGSVVLGNPVAPPVNGDMYTDISTENAMLSGPRRTNKGVEYLVEAAAAEAQAISATLAAAKARQVNGEVELPDRDRGAEATPSGKQISSLIKPDSAGSNNIAPAGVRLHHRAVVVAAETGGALGGMVRQLSIDQFENEGRRVSYGTPESATAARKLLDRQMSINSVPKKVVAHLLKPRGWKPPVRRQFFLDCNEIADLCDSAERIFSSEPSVLQLKAPIKIFGDLHGQFGDLMRLFDEYGSPSTAGDIAYIDYLFLGDYVDRGQHSLETITLLLALKVEYPNNVHLIRGNHEAADINALFGFRIECIERMGERDGIWVWHRINRLFNWLPLAALIEKKIICMHGGIGRSINHVEQIENLQRPITMEAGSIVLMDLLWSDPTENDSVEGLRPNARGPGLVTFGPDRVMEFCNNNDLQLIVRAHECVMDGFERFAQGHLITLFSATNYCGTANNAGAILVLGRDLVVVPKLIHPLPPAISSPEASPERHIEDTWMQELNANRPPTPTRGRPQVTNDRGLHHAWI; encoded by the exons ATGGACTTGGACGCGTCGATGGCGGCGACCGATCACGATCCGGCGGTGCAGAGCGCTAGTTCTGCGCCAGCAGAAATGGACGGGGAACAGATAGGGGAGCAGTCGCAGCAGCCGGCGGGATCTCAGGATACGTCAACGGCGGCGGTTACGGGTTCTAGTACCACTACAACGGCCCCGCAGCAAGTAGCGCAGGCGCAACAGCAGAGTCCGGTGGTGGGGCCGAGACATGCGCCCACTTATTCGGTGGTGAATGCGAATATGGATAAGAAAGAGGATGGGCCTGGGCCTAGGTGTGGGCATACCTTGACTAATGTGGCTGCTGTCGGAGAAGAAGGGGCGCCTGGGTATATTGGACCAAGGTTGATCTTGTTTGGTGGTGCCACGGCACTTGAGGGAAATTCTGCCTCTACTGGGACTCCTTCTTCGGCTGGGAGTGCTGGAATCA GACTAGCAGGCGCCACCGCTGATGTTCACTGCTATGACGTGTTAACAAATAAATGGACTAG GATTACTCCATTTGGAGAACCACCCACACCAAGGGCTGCCCATGTGGCAACTGCGGTGGGAACTATGGTAGTAATTCAG GGTGGAATTGGTCCAGCTGGTTTGTCTGCTGAGGATCTTCATGTCCTTGACCTAACACAGCAGCGGCCGCGGTGGCATAG AGTGGTTGTTCAAGGCCCAGGCCCAGGCCCGCGATATGGGCATGTGATGGCTTTGGTGGGTCAAAGGTATCTCATGGCAATTGGAGGGAATGATG GAAAAAGGCCTTTGTCTGACGTATGGGCCCTGGACACAGCTGCCAAGCCTTATGAATGGCGTAAACTAGAACCAGAAGGGGAAGGCCCACCACCATGCAT GTATGCAACTGCAAGTGCTCGTTCAGATGGTCTGCTTCTGCTTTGTGGTGGGAGGGATGCAAACAGTGTG CCACTTGCAAGTGCCTATGGACTTGCTAAACACAGGGATGGCCGTTGGGAATGGGCAATTGCTCCTGGTGTCTCACCATCTCCAAGATATCAACATGCAGCA GTCTTTGTGAATGCAAGGCTCCATGTATCTGGAGGGGCACTTGGTGGTGGTCGTATGGTAGAAGATTCATCAAGTGTTGCTG TGTTGGATACTGCAGCAGGAGTTTGGTGTGATACAAAATCTGTGGTCACCAGTCCAAGGACTGGCAGGTACAGTGCCGATGCTGCTGGTGGAGATGCTGCAGTTGAGTTAACAAGGCGTTGCCGGCATGCAGCTGCTGCAGTTGgtgacttgatttttatttatggcgGCTTACGTGGCG GGGTGTTGCTTGATGACCTACTTGTTGCTGAAGATCTGGCTGCTGCTGAAACAACAAGTGCAGCTTCCCATGCTGCAGCTGCAGCCGCTGCATCCAATGTACAAGCAGGTCGGGCACTTGGAAGATACGGATTTGTGGATGAAAGAACTAGGCAAACCATGCCTGAAGCAGCACCTGATGGTTCTGTTGTGCTGGGCAATCCAGTTGCTCCTCCAGTAAATGGTGACATGTACACTGATATAAGCACAGAGAATGCCATGCTTTCTGGACCGAG GAGGACAAACAAAGGTGTTGAGTATTTGGTTGAAGCAGCAGCTGCAGAAGCTCAGGCTATCAGTGCCACTCTGGCTGCTGCCAAGGCACGGCAAGTTAATGGTGAAGTTGAACTACCTGATAGAGATCGTGGGGCAGAGGCTACTCCTAGCGGgaaacaaatatcttctttgATTAAGCCTGATTCTGCTGGATCAAACAACATTGCTCCTGCTGGAGTTCGGTTACATCACAGAGCT GTTGTTGTAGCTGCTGAGACTGGTGGGGCTTTAGGTGGCATGGTCAGACAGCTTTCAATTGATCAGTTTGAAAATGAAGGCAGGCGGGTAAGTTATGGGACCCCTGAGAGTGCAACTGCAGCTAGGAAACTACTGGATCGACAAATGTCCATCAATAGCGTGCCAAAAAAG GTTGTGGCACATCTTTTAAAGCCTCGTGGTTGGAAACCTCCAGTTCGCCGGCAGTTTTTCTTAGATTGCAATGAAATAGCAGATCTTTGTGACAGTGCTGAAAGGATATTTTCAAGTGAACCAAGTGTTTTACAGCTTAAGGCTCCTATCAAGATATTTGGTGATTTGCACGGGCAGTTTGGGGATCTGATGCGCCTTTTTGATGAATATGGTTCACCTTCAACTGCTGGTGACATTGC ATATATCGACTATCTGTTCCTAGGAGATTATGTTGATCGTGGCCAGCACAGCTTGGAGACCATAACTCTTCTGCTTGCTCTGAAG GTTGAGTATCCCAACAATGTACATTTAATTCGTGGGAACCATGAAGCTGCAGATATCAATGCCCTTTTTGGATTCCGGATTGAGTGCATTGAGCGAATG GGTGAGAGAGATGGAATTTGGGTTTGGCATCGGATAAATCGATTGTTCAATTGGCTTCCTTTGGCAGCACTAATTGAGAAGAAAATCATTTGTATGCATGGTGGTATTGGTCGGTCAATAAATCATGTGGAACAGATTGAGAATCTTCAACGTCCAATTACCATGGAAGCAGGTTCAATTGTGCTTATGGATTTGTTATG GTCTGATCCAACAGAAAATGACAGCGTGGAAGGATTGCGACCAAATGCTAGGGGTCCAGGGTTGGTAACATTTGGG CCTGATCGTGTTATGGAGTTCTGCAATAACAATGATCTTCAGTTGATTGTACGTGCCCATGAATGTGTGATGGATGGCTTCGAGCGTTTTGCTCAAGGACATTTAATTACACTTTTCTCCGCCACCAATTATTGTG GTACTGCAAATAATGCAGGGGCAATCTTAGTTTTGGGAAGAGACCTTGTGGTGGTTCCCAAACTCATTCATCCTTTACCACCAGCAATTTCATCACCAGAAGCTTCACCCGAACGTCATATCGAAGATACATGGATGCAG GAGTTGAATGCTAACAGACCTCCTACACCAACTAGAGGCCGTCCTCAAGTAACAAATGATCGTGGCCTTCATCATGCTTGGATATAA